One Luoshenia tenuis genomic region harbors:
- the gyrB gene encoding DNA topoisomerase (ATP-hydrolyzing) subunit B, protein MSEEVVQPNHGEHVYDESQIQVLEGLEAVRRRPGMYIGSTSARGLHHMVYEIVDNAIDEALAGYCDTIAVTILKDGGLSVRDNGRGIPVGIHPKMGRPAVEVCLTILHAGGKFGGDGYKVSGGLHGVGMSVVNALSTKLEVEVRQGGNIYHQTYTRGDPDIDLEIIGETQETGSTITFWPDGEIFDTLEFQYDVLKTRLREMAFLNRGVRITLTDERDGQEQFKEFYYEGGIVSFVQFLNKNKEPLFPEPVYISGTKDTASCEIALQYNDTYVENIFSFANNIETTEGGTHLVGFKNALTRVVNDYARKYKLLKENENNLQGEDIREGICAIISVKLMEPQFEGQTKTKLGNSEMRGLVESVMNEHLSTFLEENPTVARAIIDKCMTAARAREAAKKAREMTRRKTVLDSANALPGKLADCSERDASKCEIFIVEGDSAGGSAKQGRNREFQAILPLRGKILNVEKTRLDRILANNEIKAMITAFGAGISEDFNVEKLRYHKIICMTDADVDGSHIRILMLTFFYRYMRPLIENGFVYIAQPPLYKVTKQKTEQYLYSDEALEAYLNEIGRDSNYSIQRYKGLGEMNPEQLWETTMDPDQRILLQVSLEDAISADEIFDTLMGERVGPRREFIEENAKLVVNLDV, encoded by the coding sequence ATGTCTGAAGAAGTCGTACAACCCAACCATGGCGAGCATGTTTATGATGAATCCCAGATTCAGGTATTAGAGGGGCTGGAGGCCGTGCGCCGCAGGCCTGGCATGTACATCGGCTCCACCAGCGCGCGGGGACTACACCATATGGTGTATGAGATCGTGGATAATGCCATCGACGAGGCTCTGGCAGGATATTGCGATACCATCGCGGTGACCATCCTTAAAGACGGGGGGCTTTCGGTACGGGATAATGGGCGCGGGATCCCCGTGGGCATCCATCCCAAGATGGGGCGCCCGGCGGTAGAGGTGTGTTTGACCATTTTGCACGCCGGCGGAAAATTCGGCGGGGATGGATATAAGGTATCCGGCGGCCTGCACGGGGTAGGCATGTCGGTGGTCAACGCGCTTTCCACCAAGTTGGAGGTGGAGGTGCGCCAAGGCGGCAATATCTATCACCAGACCTATACCCGCGGTGACCCGGATATCGACCTTGAGATCATCGGCGAAACGCAGGAGACGGGGTCTACCATCACATTCTGGCCGGATGGCGAGATCTTTGATACCCTGGAATTCCAATATGATGTATTAAAAACGCGCCTGCGGGAGATGGCCTTCCTCAACCGTGGGGTACGCATCACCCTGACCGATGAGCGGGATGGGCAGGAGCAGTTTAAAGAGTTTTATTATGAGGGCGGCATTGTATCGTTCGTACAGTTCCTTAATAAAAACAAGGAGCCGTTATTCCCGGAGCCGGTCTATATCAGCGGCACCAAGGATACCGCCAGCTGCGAGATCGCGCTGCAGTATAACGATACGTATGTGGAGAATATCTTCTCTTTTGCCAACAATATTGAGACGACCGAGGGCGGAACCCATCTGGTGGGCTTTAAAAACGCGTTGACCCGCGTGGTCAACGATTATGCGCGCAAATATAAGCTGCTCAAGGAGAACGAGAACAACCTTCAGGGCGAGGATATCCGCGAGGGGATCTGTGCGATCATCTCGGTCAAACTGATGGAGCCGCAGTTCGAGGGGCAGACCAAGACTAAATTGGGAAACAGCGAAATGCGGGGCCTGGTGGAGAGCGTGATGAACGAGCATCTTTCCACTTTTCTTGAGGAGAACCCGACTGTCGCCCGGGCGATCATCGACAAGTGCATGACGGCGGCGCGCGCGCGCGAAGCTGCCAAGAAGGCGCGGGAGATGACCCGGCGCAAAACCGTGCTGGACAGCGCCAACGCGCTGCCGGGCAAGCTAGCCGATTGCTCTGAGCGCGATGCCAGCAAGTGTGAGATCTTTATCGTTGAGGGGGATTCGGCCGGCGGTTCTGCAAAGCAGGGGCGCAACCGGGAATTTCAGGCCATCTTACCGCTGCGCGGCAAGATCTTGAACGTGGAAAAGACACGGCTGGACCGTATTTTGGCCAATAACGAGATCAAGGCCATGATAACCGCCTTTGGCGCAGGCATCAGCGAGGATTTTAACGTTGAAAAGCTGCGGTATCACAAGATCATCTGCATGACAGATGCGGATGTGGACGGCAGCCATATTCGGATTTTGATGCTGACCTTCTTCTACCGCTATATGCGCCCGCTGATCGAAAACGGCTTTGTGTACATCGCCCAGCCGCCGCTTTATAAAGTGACCAAGCAAAAGACCGAGCAGTACCTCTATTCCGACGAGGCGCTGGAAGCATACCTCAATGAGATCGGGCGGGATTCAAACTACTCCATCCAGCGCTATAAGGGCCTTGGCGAGATGAATCCCGAGCAGCTTTGGGAGACCACCATGGACCCGGATCAGCGCATTTTGCTGCAGGTATCTCTGGAAGACGCCATTTCGGCCGACGAGATATTCGATACCCTGATGGGTGAGCGCGTCGGCCCGCGGCGGGAATTTATCGAAGAGAATGCAAAGCTAGTCGTTAACTTGGACGTTTAA
- the remB gene encoding extracellular matrix regulator RemB codes for MIVHIGGDKMIPDKEIMMILEGEGAGASAHTRRFLEGLRQKGCLEQVSPEGIKSYVITGGSGGMMAYASPISSQTLYKRAGFSAINDNG; via the coding sequence ATGATCGTTCATATTGGCGGAGATAAAATGATTCCGGATAAGGAAATCATGATGATCTTAGAAGGCGAAGGGGCAGGCGCCTCGGCACATACGCGCAGGTTTTTAGAGGGGCTGCGGCAAAAGGGCTGTTTGGAGCAGGTGTCCCCGGAGGGGATCAAAAGTTATGTGATCACCGGCGGCAGCGGCGGGATGATGGCCTATGCTTCGCCTATCTCCTCGCAGACACTGTATAAAAGGGCGGGTTTTTCCGCCATTAACGATAATGGTTAG
- the ychF gene encoding redox-regulated ATPase YchF, producing MKLGIVGLPNVGKSTLFNAITRAGAEAANYPFCTIDPNVGVVAVPDPRLKVLGDLYDTEKITPAVIEFVDIAGLVRGASRGEGLGNKFLSHIREVDAIVHVVRCFEDPNVVHVDGSVDPLRDVETIQLELILSDLEAVEKRMDRARKALKGDKSQQGLIDLLEKLKKVLEEGKSARVADLSDEEREMMDELFLLSSKPVIYAANIAEGDVGKAIDELPPVKALNDYAQQEHSGLITISAQIESEISQMEDDEKQLFLEELGLKESGLDQLVTAGYALLGLISYLTAGKKEVRAWTITKGTKAPQAAGKIHTDFEKGFIRAEIVNYDDLIACGSMTAAREKGLVRSEGRDYVMQEGDVVLFRFNV from the coding sequence ATGAAACTTGGTATCGTGGGCCTGCCCAACGTGGGCAAGAGCACGCTATTTAACGCCATTACCCGCGCCGGTGCAGAGGCCGCCAACTATCCTTTTTGTACGATCGATCCCAACGTGGGCGTGGTCGCCGTGCCCGATCCCAGGTTAAAGGTATTGGGCGACCTGTATGATACGGAGAAGATCACCCCCGCGGTGATCGAGTTTGTGGATATCGCAGGCCTGGTGCGGGGCGCCAGCCGGGGCGAGGGGCTGGGCAACAAATTCTTAAGCCATATCCGCGAGGTGGACGCCATCGTGCACGTCGTGCGCTGCTTTGAGGACCCCAATGTCGTCCATGTGGATGGCAGCGTCGACCCGCTGCGGGATGTGGAAACCATCCAGCTGGAGCTCATTCTGTCAGACCTTGAGGCCGTTGAAAAGCGCATGGACCGCGCGCGCAAGGCCCTTAAGGGCGATAAATCCCAACAGGGCCTGATCGATTTGCTGGAAAAGCTGAAAAAGGTGCTGGAAGAGGGAAAATCCGCCCGGGTCGCGGATCTTTCAGATGAAGAGCGTGAGATGATGGACGAGCTGTTCCTGCTCTCCTCCAAACCCGTGATCTATGCGGCCAATATTGCCGAAGGCGATGTGGGCAAGGCGATCGATGAGCTGCCCCCCGTCAAGGCGTTGAACGATTATGCCCAGCAGGAGCATAGCGGGCTGATCACGATCTCCGCCCAGATCGAAAGCGAGATCTCCCAGATGGAGGACGATGAAAAGCAGCTGTTCTTAGAGGAACTGGGGCTGAAAGAATCGGGGCTGGATCAGCTGGTCACCGCAGGTTATGCCCTTTTGGGGCTGATCAGCTACCTGACCGCGGGCAAAAAAGAGGTGCGCGCCTGGACCATCACCAAAGGGACCAAAGCGCCGCAGGCTGCCGGGAAGATCCATACGGATTTTGAAAAGGGATTTATCCGCGCCGAGATCGTCAATTACGACGACCTGATCGCCTGTGGATCGATGACCGCCGCCCGCGAAAAGGGCCTGGTCCGCAGCGAGGGCCGCGATTATGTAATGCAGGAGGGGGATGTGGTCCTCTTCCGCTTCAACGTGTGA
- the gyrA gene encoding DNA gyrase subunit A, translating to MSVENENRIKPIGIESEMKKSFIAYAMAVIINRALPDVRDGLKPVHRRILYSMSELGLTPDKPFRKSARIVGDVLGKYHPHGDTAVYDAMVRMAQDFSMRYPMVEGHGNFGSVDGDGAAAMRYTEARMNKITMEMIADIDKNTVDFVPNFDETLMQPAVMPARFPSLLVNGSGGIAVGMATNIPPHNLREVVDGVVAMIDNPDISVDELMRYIPGPDFPTGGIIMGTSGIREAYRTGRGRVVTRAKAEIEQMHNNRNRIVVTEIPYQVNKARLIEKIAELVHEKRVEGISDLRDESDRSGMRIVIELKANANPNVVLNTLYKHTQMQDTFGVIMLALVDGQPKVLNLKTVIGHYIDHQKDVITRRCQYDLERAQKRAHIIEGLITALDHIDAVIRLIRASKTTQDARAGLMENFGLSEVQAVAILEMRLQRLTGLERDRIMEEYDGLQKTIAYLLDVLGDERKILGIVREEILVVRDKYGDERRTEITQLADEIDLEDLIEDKDMVITLTQLGYVKRLATTTYRSQRRGGKGITALQTRDEDVVDTVFTASTHQEILFFTTRGRVFKLKAYEIPEAGRTAKGTAIVNLLQLDGDEKVRAALPVPKEEEFKYLVMATKGGMIKKSEVAAFNNIRKTGLAAIGLREGDDLISVHLSTGEDEIIVATRQGMTIRFSEKDVRPMGRTAAGVHAIGLRPGDEVIDMAILDLDKEVLVISEKGFGKRTPTEEYRLQSRGGYGIRTLLITEKTGNLSALRLVDQDQDIMIITAEGIVIRMDVATINSQGRSTQGVTLMRLGEDDRVVSVAITEKEDELEEEEAADGLTEDAQREQTEEIADVTSDSGLDRLVERAMEQQEQEDALDVQEEDPEI from the coding sequence ATGAGCGTGGAAAACGAGAACCGAATTAAACCGATAGGCATCGAATCGGAAATGAAAAAGTCGTTCATCGCCTATGCGATGGCGGTTATCATCAACCGGGCGCTGCCGGATGTACGCGACGGGCTCAAGCCCGTACACCGGCGCATCCTTTATTCCATGAGCGAGTTGGGCCTAACGCCGGATAAGCCCTTCCGTAAAAGCGCCCGTATCGTGGGTGACGTGTTAGGTAAGTACCATCCCCATGGAGATACGGCGGTGTACGATGCCATGGTGCGCATGGCGCAGGATTTTTCCATGCGCTACCCTATGGTGGAGGGGCACGGCAACTTCGGCTCGGTAGACGGGGACGGCGCGGCCGCCATGCGTTATACCGAGGCGCGGATGAACAAAATCACCATGGAGATGATCGCCGACATCGATAAAAATACGGTGGACTTTGTGCCCAACTTCGATGAGACGTTGATGCAGCCCGCCGTGATGCCGGCCCGGTTCCCCAGCCTGTTGGTCAACGGTTCGGGAGGTATTGCCGTAGGCATGGCCACCAATATCCCGCCGCACAACCTGCGCGAGGTGGTGGACGGCGTCGTCGCCATGATCGACAATCCGGATATCTCGGTAGATGAGCTGATGCGCTATATCCCAGGCCCGGATTTCCCCACCGGCGGCATCATCATGGGCACCAGCGGTATCCGGGAGGCTTACCGCACTGGCCGGGGGCGGGTGGTGACCCGGGCCAAGGCGGAGATCGAACAAATGCACAACAACCGTAACCGCATCGTGGTGACGGAGATCCCCTACCAGGTGAATAAGGCACGGTTGATCGAAAAGATCGCAGAACTGGTGCACGAAAAACGGGTGGAGGGCATCAGTGACCTGCGAGATGAATCCGACCGCAGCGGTATGCGCATCGTCATCGAGCTTAAGGCCAATGCAAACCCCAATGTGGTACTCAATACGCTTTATAAGCACACCCAGATGCAGGATACCTTTGGCGTGATCATGCTGGCCCTGGTGGATGGGCAGCCCAAGGTACTGAATTTAAAGACGGTCATCGGCCATTATATCGACCATCAAAAGGACGTGATCACCCGCCGGTGCCAGTATGACCTGGAGCGGGCGCAAAAGCGCGCGCACATTATCGAGGGTCTGATCACGGCGCTGGACCATATCGATGCGGTGATCCGCCTGATCCGCGCCAGCAAGACCACACAGGATGCACGCGCGGGATTGATGGAGAATTTCGGCCTATCCGAAGTGCAGGCCGTGGCGATTCTGGAAATGCGGCTGCAGCGGTTGACCGGCTTGGAGCGCGACCGCATCATGGAGGAGTACGATGGGCTGCAAAAGACCATCGCTTACCTTCTGGATGTATTGGGGGATGAACGCAAGATTCTGGGCATCGTCCGGGAGGAGATCCTGGTGGTGCGCGATAAATATGGGGATGAGCGGCGTACGGAGATCACCCAGCTGGCCGATGAGATCGACCTGGAGGACCTCATTGAGGATAAGGACATGGTCATTACCCTGACGCAGTTGGGGTATGTTAAGCGCCTGGCGACCACTACTTACCGCAGCCAGCGGCGCGGCGGCAAGGGCATTACGGCCCTGCAAACCCGCGATGAGGACGTGGTGGATACCGTATTTACCGCCTCCACCCATCAGGAGATCTTGTTCTTCACCACGCGCGGGCGGGTATTCAAGCTCAAGGCCTATGAGATCCCGGAGGCAGGGCGCACGGCCAAGGGCACTGCGATCGTCAACCTGCTGCAACTGGATGGCGATGAAAAGGTTCGCGCAGCCCTGCCGGTGCCCAAAGAGGAAGAATTCAAATATCTGGTGATGGCCACCAAGGGCGGCATGATCAAAAAGAGCGAGGTCGCAGCCTTTAACAATATCCGAAAGACGGGCCTGGCCGCCATCGGCCTGCGGGAGGGAGACGATCTGATCTCGGTGCACCTTTCCACAGGCGAGGATGAGATCATCGTGGCGACCCGGCAAGGGATGACCATCCGCTTTAGCGAAAAAGACGTGCGGCCCATGGGACGCACCGCTGCCGGCGTGCATGCCATCGGCCTGCGGCCAGGGGACGAAGTGATCGATATGGCCATTCTCGACCTGGATAAAGAGGTACTGGTGATCTCTGAAAAGGGCTTTGGCAAGCGTACGCCTACGGAGGAATACCGCCTGCAAAGCCGCGGCGGTTACGGGATACGCACACTGCTGATTACGGAAAAGACCGGTAATCTGTCGGCACTGCGGCTGGTAGATCAAGATCAGGATATTATGATTATAACCGCAGAAGGCATCGTGATCCGCATGGATGTGGCCACCATCAACTCCCAGGGCCGTTCGACGCAGGGCGTCACGCTGATGCGGCTGGGAGAGGATGACAGGGTAGTGAGCGTAGCCATTACTGAAAAAGAGGATGAACTGGAGGAAGAAGAGGCGGCCGATGGGCTGACAGAAGATGCGCAGCGCGAACAGACGGAAGAAATAGCCGATGTGACTTCGGACTCTGGGTTGGACCGGCTGGTAGAGCGCGCTATGGAACAACAGGAGCAAGAGGATGCCCTGGACGTTCAAGAAGAAGACCCGGAAATTTAG
- the recF gene encoding DNA replication/repair protein RecF (All proteins in this family for which functions are known are DNA-binding proteins that assist the filamentation of RecA onto DNA for the initiation of recombination or recombinational repair.), whose amino-acid sequence MRVERLELQDFRSYQKAVLDFDQEVTVFSGENAKGKTNLLEAIFLCCTARSHRTPRDRELIHFGSEGAQIVTSISRLNGKSQIKLQLSEKGRKKAWVGGAELPRIGELLGVLNGVMFSPEDLRLVKDGPDVRRRFLDISLSQISPLYFNALSNYQRALRQRNILLRQLVEKKNAGQGDLDLWDLQLSRYGAQVAFRRAEWVGRLCQAAQRIYYDISGGREHLTLLYQTKLDLNGTVEALQDELYTRIQKARSEDLRRVTTTVGPHRDELELKIGETAVRAFGSQGQQRTSALSLKLAELRLMEEETGEAPILLLDDVMSELDDERQRLLLKHTSGVQTFIACTNYRQLPHMEQREMAVFEVGMHEGVSGCTLI is encoded by the coding sequence ATGAGGGTGGAACGGCTGGAACTGCAGGATTTTCGCTCTTATCAAAAGGCTGTACTGGATTTTGACCAGGAAGTAACGGTCTTTTCGGGCGAAAACGCCAAAGGAAAGACCAACCTTTTGGAAGCGATTTTTTTGTGCTGTACGGCGCGCAGCCATAGGACCCCTCGCGACCGGGAACTGATCCACTTTGGCAGCGAAGGCGCGCAGATCGTAACATCGATCAGCCGCCTGAACGGAAAAAGCCAGATCAAGCTCCAATTATCCGAAAAGGGACGCAAAAAGGCCTGGGTGGGAGGCGCTGAGCTGCCGCGTATCGGCGAACTGCTGGGGGTGCTCAACGGCGTCATGTTCAGCCCTGAGGATCTGCGGTTGGTAAAGGATGGTCCGGATGTGAGAAGGCGTTTTTTGGATATCAGCCTTTCCCAGATCAGCCCGCTATACTTTAATGCCCTGTCCAATTACCAAAGGGCGCTGCGCCAGCGCAATATATTACTGCGTCAGCTGGTGGAAAAGAAGAACGCAGGCCAGGGGGATTTGGACCTTTGGGATCTGCAGTTGAGCCGGTATGGCGCGCAGGTGGCCTTCCGCAGGGCGGAGTGGGTGGGGCGGCTTTGTCAGGCTGCCCAGCGGATCTATTATGATATTTCAGGCGGCCGGGAGCACCTGACGCTGCTATATCAAACAAAATTGGACTTAAATGGCACGGTAGAGGCTTTGCAGGATGAATTATATACCCGCATTCAAAAAGCCCGCAGCGAGGATTTAAGACGAGTTACGACGACGGTTGGCCCGCATCGGGACGAATTGGAGCTGAAGATAGGGGAAACCGCTGTGCGCGCCTTTGGTTCGCAGGGGCAGCAGCGCACCAGCGCCCTTTCTTTGAAGCTGGCGGAACTGCGCCTGATGGAAGAAGAAACCGGAGAAGCGCCTATCCTGCTCTTGGACGATGTGATGAGCGAGTTGGACGACGAACGCCAGCGGCTCTTGCTCAAACATACCTCGGGCGTGCAGACCTTTATCGCCTGTACAAATTACCGGCAGCTGCCCCACATGGAACAGCGGGAAATGGCGGTCTTTGAGGTGGGGATGCACGAAGGGGTATCCGGCTGTACCCTGATCTAA
- the pepV gene encoding dipeptidase PepV codes for MDRLNQYLEQHRDQIVTQLQGLCRIPSVEGQPLPGKPFGQACDDALNYMLNLSSSLGFKTGNVDGYAGWAEYGEGDETLGILCHLDVVPEGEGWSVPPYEAVVKDGRVYARGADDNKGPTIASLYAMKAVMESGARFTRKVRFIFGINEETGWKDMAYYAQKLPMPDLGIVPDGVFPLINTEKGVVHFSIKKAFDEDDVRACPVISISAGTVANVVPEKASATLRLDGIDQDLLRAAAKAVAQDRKLIATMKKEDGVLHLLFEGKSAHGASPDEGNNAAAGLLLCLEKVLGRDSVASAIRLLSAQAIDTDGAGLQIKLHDDVSGDLTCNLGVLRYESGVLEAIVDIRFPITFDEEKDIRQNILSALSPCGFEVTKLHGHAPLHMPKDHPLIQTLLKVYEEQTGLEGYTVTIGGGTYARALKNAVAFGFSLPGKEGVAHQKDEYVEIDSLLLGARVYAHAIAALATDGVN; via the coding sequence GTGCCGCATCCCCTCGGTGGAGGGCCAGCCGCTGCCCGGCAAGCCCTTTGGGCAGGCCTGCGACGATGCGCTGAATTACATGTTGAACCTTTCCTCCAGCCTGGGCTTTAAGACCGGCAATGTGGATGGCTATGCCGGCTGGGCCGAGTATGGCGAAGGGGATGAGACGCTGGGTATCCTCTGCCATTTGGATGTAGTGCCGGAGGGCGAGGGCTGGAGCGTGCCCCCCTATGAGGCCGTGGTAAAGGATGGGCGCGTCTATGCCCGCGGCGCGGATGATAATAAGGGGCCCACCATCGCATCGCTTTACGCCATGAAGGCCGTAATGGAGAGCGGCGCGCGCTTTACCCGCAAGGTGCGCTTTATCTTCGGCATCAACGAGGAAACCGGTTGGAAGGACATGGCTTACTACGCCCAGAAATTGCCCATGCCGGACCTGGGTATCGTGCCGGACGGGGTATTCCCCCTGATCAATACGGAAAAGGGCGTGGTCCATTTCAGCATCAAAAAGGCCTTTGATGAAGATGATGTGCGTGCCTGCCCGGTGATCTCCATCAGCGCGGGTACTGTAGCCAATGTCGTGCCGGAAAAGGCCAGCGCAACCCTGCGCCTGGATGGGATCGATCAAGACCTGTTACGCGCCGCCGCTAAAGCCGTGGCGCAGGATCGCAAGCTGATCGCCACGATGAAAAAGGAAGATGGGGTGCTGCATCTGCTCTTTGAGGGCAAAAGCGCCCACGGCGCCTCTCCAGATGAGGGCAATAACGCCGCAGCCGGCCTGCTTTTGTGCCTGGAAAAAGTGCTGGGACGGGATAGCGTGGCCTCGGCGATCCGTCTACTTTCCGCCCAGGCCATCGATACCGACGGCGCTGGCCTGCAGATCAAGCTGCATGACGATGTTTCGGGCGATCTTACCTGCAACCTGGGCGTTCTGCGCTATGAGAGCGGCGTGCTGGAGGCCATTGTGGATATCCGCTTCCCCATCACCTTTGATGAGGAAAAGGACATCCGGCAGAATATCCTCTCCGCGCTTTCCCCCTGCGGCTTTGAGGTAACTAAACTCCATGGACACGCCCCCTTGCATATGCCCAAGGATCACCCCCTGATCCAAACGCTGCTCAAAGTTTATGAGGAGCAGACCGGTCTTGAGGGGTATACCGTGACTATCGGCGGGGGCACCTATGCCCGTGCGCTGAAAAACGCGGTCGCCTTTGGCTTCAGCCTGCCCGGTAAAGAGGGTGTGGCGCACCAGAAGGACGAATATGTGGAGATCGACAGCCTGCTTTTGGGCGCCCGGGTCTATGCGCACGCCATCGCGGCGCTTGCTACCGACGGTGTAAATTGA
- a CDS encoding M15 family metallopeptidase, translated as MEKGATVNIKDIERFRRFIRRFTVVLLMALLCCAVFMWMLSSLAGGEKQPSAAQNDVQRSNDVTSKGADAAQSSGETAQPVQGISPDPQAATAYCLTLVNHTCKMAQNGAQDLVSIREYGNGSYALGYSNLQGNREAVLALNEMFAAAQEAGFHNFVVQSAYRSYKKQETLFKEEIKKYTNQGYSRAQAEQLANRTLARPGESEHETGLAFDLMIRNTTSLYDFEGTQNEKWIKQHCAEYGFIIRFPPDKEEITGIASEPWHIRYVGKEHARCITENKLCLEEYIRALKG; from the coding sequence ATGGAGAAGGGTGCGACAGTCAATATCAAGGATATAGAGCGGTTCAGGCGGTTTATCCGCAGGTTCACGGTCGTATTGTTAATGGCGTTACTGTGTTGTGCGGTATTTATGTGGATGCTCTCTTCCCTGGCGGGCGGAGAAAAGCAGCCCTCCGCAGCCCAGAATGACGTGCAACGGTCAAACGATGTTACATCGAAGGGCGCAGACGCCGCGCAGAGCAGTGGGGAGACGGCGCAGCCGGTGCAGGGCATCAGCCCCGATCCGCAGGCGGCAACGGCTTATTGCCTGACCTTGGTCAATCATACGTGCAAGATGGCCCAGAATGGCGCGCAGGATCTGGTCAGCATCCGCGAGTATGGAAACGGCAGCTATGCGCTTGGCTACAGCAACCTGCAGGGAAATAGGGAGGCGGTGCTGGCCTTAAACGAGATGTTTGCCGCGGCACAGGAAGCAGGCTTCCACAATTTCGTCGTACAGAGCGCCTACCGCAGCTATAAAAAGCAGGAGACGCTGTTTAAAGAAGAAATTAAGAAGTATACCAATCAGGGCTATTCCAGAGCGCAGGCGGAACAGCTGGCCAACCGGACGCTGGCCCGGCCGGGAGAAAGCGAGCACGAGACCGGATTGGCCTTTGACCTGATGATCCGCAATACCACCAGCTTGTACGATTTTGAAGGCACCCAGAATGAAAAATGGATCAAACAGCATTGTGCTGAATATGGATTTATCATTCGCTTTCCCCCGGATAAAGAGGAGATCACCGGCATTGCAAGCGAACCCTGGCACATCCGCTATGTGGGAAAGGAGCATGCGCGGTGCATTACGGAAAACAAACTCTGCCTGGAAGAATATATCAGGGCGCTAAAAGGATAA
- a CDS encoding DUF4349 domain-containing protein, which yields MKFGIKTFERTGLAALLCAGVLLTAGCSAIAPMDSGLRDNATGYTSESAVYDGEQGADSAAVPSTAAVGAARENQKIIYTGDITLEAQDVRQLHDEIVESLKGYGGYVSSSDVYENADGQLYANITARVPTEQMDVFRAALSDKAKVTQSSQNAQEVTEEYYDIEARIEHLQKQEQELLRLMEKAQTVEEIMKVNDSLSGVQEELEVYEGKKRYLDDRIDDSTLDIHIQPVRELVKTNQESIQAMTGEELGNGMLKGLDNSWRILVNILGFIVIGICYLILPLGVAGGITLLVIYLVRRHKRKKTAKAEAALQKEDETKEETQQ from the coding sequence ATGAAATTTGGGATTAAGACGTTTGAACGCACGGGTCTTGCAGCGTTATTGTGTGCGGGGGTATTGCTGACCGCGGGATGCAGTGCGATCGCACCTATGGATAGCGGACTGCGGGATAATGCCACGGGATATACAAGCGAGAGCGCCGTCTATGATGGAGAACAGGGCGCAGATTCCGCAGCAGTCCCCTCCACAGCTGCGGTGGGGGCGGCGCGCGAGAATCAAAAGATCATCTATACCGGGGATATCACCCTGGAGGCGCAGGATGTGCGCCAGCTGCACGACGAGATCGTAGAATCCTTGAAGGGCTATGGCGGTTACGTTTCCAGCAGCGATGTGTATGAGAACGCCGACGGGCAGTTGTACGCCAACATCACCGCGCGGGTTCCGACCGAGCAGATGGATGTGTTCCGCGCCGCTTTAAGCGATAAGGCCAAGGTCACCCAATCCAGCCAGAACGCGCAGGAGGTCACCGAGGAGTATTACGATATCGAGGCCAGGATCGAGCACCTGCAAAAGCAGGAGCAGGAACTGCTGCGGCTGATGGAAAAAGCCCAGACGGTAGAAGAGATCATGAAGGTGAACGACAGCCTCTCCGGCGTACAGGAGGAGCTGGAAGTATATGAGGGAAAAAAGCGCTATTTAGACGACAGGATCGACGATTCGACGCTGGACATCCATATCCAGCCGGTCAGGGAGTTGGTTAAGACCAACCAGGAGAGTATCCAGGCCATGACGGGCGAGGAGCTGGGCAATGGGATGCTTAAGGGATTGGACAATTCTTGGCGGATCCTGGTCAATATCCTGGGCTTTATCGTGATCGGCATCTGCTATTTGATTTTGCCGCTGGGCGTTGCCGGGGGGATCACGCTGCTGGTGATCTACCTTGTGCGCAGGCATAAGCGGAAAAAGACGGCCAAGGCAGAAGCCGCCCTACAAAAAGAGGACGAAACAAAAGAGGAAACGCAGCAATAG